Proteins found in one Channa argus isolate prfri chromosome 7, Channa argus male v1.0, whole genome shotgun sequence genomic segment:
- the plecb gene encoding plectin isoform X16 yields the protein MQSASHPVLYFLLVKQLMATRKDRRSDRPPLEESYGEMSSVPCPGDTLPWNLSKHQRVKRSKSATGEVLDPAERAVIRIADERDRVQKKTFTKWVNKHVIKAQRHVTDLYEDLRDGHNLISLLEVLSGETLPREKGRMRFHKLQNVQIALDFLRHRQVKLVNIRNDDIADGNPKLTLGLIWTIILHFQISDIQINGQSEDMTAKEKLLLWSQRMTDSYQGIRCDNFTTSWRDGKLFNAIIHKHYPRLIDMGKVYRQTNLENLEQAFNVAEKDLGVTRLLDPEDVDVPHPDEKSIITYVSSLYDVMPRVEVPDGIRTNELELRWREYYELVTLLIQWIRHHVLIFEERRFPTSYEEIELLWRQFLKFKETELPVKETDKNRSKQIYQSFESAVQAGQVKVPPGYHPIDVEKEWGRLHVAILERERLLRIEFERLERLQRIVGKVQMESGICDEQLNHLDSLLQMDIRLLNAGKPPQHTAEVDRELDKADNSIRLLFNDVQILKDGRHPQAEQMYRRVFRIHERLVNLRSDYNLRLKSAVPSVQVTTQKTSYARPEMDDVTLRYVQDLLEWVEENQRRIEEAEWGSDLPSVESQLGSHRGLHQTVEDFRSKIERAKADENQLSPVSRGKFREYLGRLDLQYAKLLNSSKSRLRNLDLLHSFVSAATKELMWLNDKEEEEVNFDWSDRNTNMTAKKDNYSGLMRELELREKKVNDIQAMGDRLVKDGHPGKKTVEAFTAALQTQWSWILQLCCCTEAHLKENTAYYQFFADVQEAQDKMKKMQENMKKKYSCDRSTTATRLEDLLQDAFEEKEQQNEFKTLLSGLNKRAKSIIQLKPRNPTSPIKGKLPIQAVCDFKQQEITVHKGDECALLNNSQPFKWKVLNHSGNEAVVPSVCFIVPPVNKEALDSVSSLEGSYQQMVSMWQMFHIDMKSLLSWQYMMRDFTQIRTWNITMLKAMKPEEYRLLMRNLELHYQDFMRDSQDSQLFGPVDRIQIEEDYNKSTQHFDNLLRSMEKGQQDESLCKNYISEVKDLRLQIEGCEAQTVARIRKPMEKEPLKDCVQKKTEQTKVHVELDCLKKDLDKVSVKSQDILSSPQPSASAPVLRSELDLTVQKMDHAHMLSSIYLEKLKTVEMVIRNTQGAEGVLKRYEDCLREVHTVPSDVKEVETYRTTLKKMRAEAQGEQPVFDSLEEELKKASTVSEKMSRVHSERDVELDHYRQHLLSLQDRWKAVFTQIDLRHRELEQLGRQLGYYRESYDWLIRWIADAKQRQENIQAMPITDSNILKEQLAQEKKLLEEIEQNKDKVDECQKYAKAYIGTIKDYELQLVAYKAQVEPLVSPLKKTKLDSASDNIIQEYVTLRTRYSELMTLTSQYIKFITDTQRRLEDEEIADAQQKQIEHEKTVLQQTFLTEKEMLLKKEKLIEDEKKRLESQFEEEVKKAKALKDEQERQRQQMEDEKKKLQATMDAALNKQKEAEKEMFNKQKEMEELEKKKLEQERILAEENQKLREKLQQLEDAQKSTYIKETHITVIGSAVPNGQSASEVVDGVEKRPDPLAFDGIRDKVPASRLHDIGVLSKKEFEMLKNGKTTVQELGETENVKTILKGNNCIAGVLTPSNQKMSIYQASKEKKITPGTALILLEAQAATGYMLDPIKNQKLSVNEAVKEGLIGPELHNKMLSAERAVVGYKDPYTGGKISVFEAMKKGLMEHDHAIRVLEAQLATGGIIDPVNSHRVPNEIAYKQGQYDAEMNKIMANPTDDIKGYFDPSTQEPLTYSELMARCTTDPNTGLLLLPITDKAAQCSSIYTEEETKDVFSKTTVSVPFGRFKGKTVTIWEIINSEYFTEDQKKDLLRQYKTGKITIEKIIKIVITVAEEKEKKNEITFDGLRAPVPATELLESKIIDKDLYNALQKGNKTVTEVSEMEPVHKALKGTNCIAGVVIDSSKKTMSFYEAMKKDMMRPGPALNMLEAQAGTGYVVDPLHNQKYTVDEAVKAGVVGPELHEKLLSAERAVTGYRDPYTGKTVSLFEAMKKDLIPKEQGIRLLDAQMTTGGIIDPVKSHRIPHDVACKRNYFDDEMKKILNSPSDETKCFFDPNTNENVTYSQLFNRCVTDKTTGLYLLPLSDEAINAKETPTFTEAQTKEAMTQATVDLDFGPFKGRKMTMWEIINSEYLTEEQRFDLLRQFRSGKITIEKIIKIVITIVEEKEAKKQEQSSFKGLRAPVPAGSLYDSKIIDKPTFDRLQQGKTTPDKVSENPNVNKYLQGSESIAGVYLEPTKEKVTIYQAMKKKFLRYNTGLSLLEAQAATGFIVDPVNNRCLSVDEAVKSGLVGPELHEKLLSAEKAVTGYKDPFTSQKISLFEAMEKGLILKEHAMPLLEAQMVSGGIIDPVNSYRVPNDVAYRKNIFSKETAKTLSEPSDDNKAFSDPETDENVTYRQLKDKCQRDPASGLYILPLSKPQTPTVVEKTYLYTEEQIQSDLSNTQIDIPIEGLADKPINLWDVMNSNLLPETERQKLIDEYRSGKITKERMIIIIIEIMEQREIIKSDPLSYKTIRRRITIEELYSARIIDFETYNLLKQGKRDIRDIMEMTSVKQYLYGTGCVAGFTTDQGSKMSVYQAMKRGFIPPEIALSLLEAQAATGFIVDPTKNETLTVDEAVCKGVVGPEIHDKLLSAERAVTGYKDPYSGKIISLFQAMKKDLVPESYALKMLEAQTSTGGIIDPEFQFHLPADIAIQRGYINKETNERLNDDVKGFIDPVSTEKLSYAELLKRCKLDGGLRLLPLGNKRLTVKGLRKQITIEELLWSEIIDQQTVTDLNEGVISLEEISKRLSKYLEGTSCIAGVFLESTKERLSIYQAMKKNMIRPGTAFELLEAQAATGYITDPIKNLKLTVNEAVSMGTVGPEFKDKLLSAERAVTGYRDPYTGKTISLFQAMKKGLILKDHGIRLLEAQIATGGIIDPEESHRLPVEVAYKRGFFDEEMNEILTDPSDDTKGFFDPNTEENLTYLQLMERCITDPDTGLVLLLLKDKKRERKTSSKSSVRKRRVVIVDPETGKEMTVYEAYRKGLIDHQTYLELAEQECEWEEITMTSSDGTVKSHIIDRRSGKQYDVDEALSRGLIDQNSLDTYRSGNLSITEFAEMLSGNMGGFRSRSSSFGSTAGSTYSSSMSPIPFIKPPAVIWNDPSEETVPIAGILDIDTLEKVSITEAIRRNLVDNITGQRLLEAQACTGGIIDPTTGERLLVTDATERGLVDKIMVDRLNLAQKAFNGFEDPRTKVKMSASQALKKGWLYYEAGQRFLEIQYLTGGLIEPDVKGRVSIDESIRKGTIDARTAQKLRDVGAYSKYLTCPKTKLKISYKDVMDRSMVEEGSGLRLLEASSQSTKGLYSPYNVSGSGSAYGSRTGSRTGSRTGSRRGSIDAGSGFSMNLSSSSFTSSSTSYSRRF from the exons GAGCTGGAGCTGCGTTGGCGGGAGTACTACGAGCTGGTCACTCTTCTAATCCAGTGGATCCGCCACCACGTCCTGATCTTTGAGGAGAGGCGATTCCCCACCAGCTACGAAGAGATAGAG CTACTTTGGCGCCAGTTCTTGAAGTTCAAAGAAACAGAGCTGCCAGTGAAAGAGACCGACAAGAACCGGTCTAAGCAAATCTACCAGTCCTTTGAG AGCGCCGTGCAGGCTGGCCAGGTCAAGGTCCCTCCAGGCTACCATCCCATTGATGTGGAGAAAGAATGGGGTCGACTCCATGTTGCCATCCTCGAGAGAGAGCGACTTTTAAGGATAGAGTTTGAAAG ACTTGAGAGACTGCAGAGGATTGTCGGTAAAGTTCAGATGGAGTCCGGGATTTGTGATGAGCAGCTCAACCACCTGGATTCTTTGCTGCAAATG gaCATTCGTCTGCTGAATGCAGGGAAACCACCTCAACACACAGCAGAGGTGGATAGAGAGCTGGACAAGGCAGACAACAGCATTCGCCTGCTCTTTAACGATGTACAGATACTCAAGGATGGGCGCCACCCTCAGGCTGAACAGATGTACCGCAG GGTTTTCCGTATCCATGAGCGCTTGGTGAACTTGCGCAGCGATTACAACCTTCGTCTAAAGTCTGCGGTGCCTTCAGTCCAGGTTACCACTCAAAAGACCTCCTATGCGCGCCCTGAAATGGATGATGTGACCCTGCGCTACGTCCAAGATCTGCTGGAATGGGTGGAGGAGAACCAGCGTCGCATTGAGGAAGCTGAGTGGGGATCTGATCTGCCCTCAGTGGAGTCCCAGCTGGGCAGCCACAGAGGCCTACATCAGACTGTGGAGGACTTCCGATCCAAGATTGAACGTGCCAAGGCTGACGAG AACCAGCTATCTCCTGTCAGCAGAGGCAAATTCAGAGAGTACCTGGGGAGACTGGACCTTCAGTATGCCAAACTACTG AACTCATCTAAGTCCCGCCTAAGGAACCTGGATTTACTCCATTCCTTTGTCAGTGCTGCCACTAAAGAACTGATGTGGTTAaatgacaaagaagaagaggaggtcAACTTTGACTGGAGTGATAGAAACACTAACATGACTGCAAAGAAAGACAACTATTCG GGTCTCATGAGAGAGCTGGAGCTGAGGGAGAAGAAGGTCAATGATATCCAGGCTATGGGAGACAGACTTGTAAAGGATGGACATCCTGGCAAGAAGACAGTTGAG GCCTTCACTGCTGCCCTGCAGACACAGTGGAGCTGGATCCTCCAGCTGTGCTGCTGTACTGAGGCTCATctcaaagaaaacacagcctACTACCAG TTCTTTGCTGATGTGCAGGAAGCTCAGGACAAGATGAAGAAAATGCAGGAGAACATGAAAAAGAAGTACAGCTGTGACCGCTCCACAACAGCCACACGCCTAGAGGATCTGCTCCAGGATGCTTTT gaagagaaggaaCAGCAGAATGAATTTAAGACTCTGTTGTCTGGCCTGAACAAGAGAGCCAAGTCCATCATCCAGCTTAAACCCCGTAACCCCACGTCCCCCATCAAAGGCAAACTGCCCATTCAGGCAGTCTGTGATTTCAAGCAACAGGAG ATCACTGTCCATAAAGGAGATGAATGTGCACTCCTCAACAACTCACAGCCCTTCAAGTGGAAGGTCCTGAATCACTCTGGAAATGAGGCGGTGGTGCCCTCTGTCTGCTTCATCGTACCTCCAGTCAACAAGGAGGCTTTGGATAGTGTGTCCAG TCTGGAAGGAAGTTATCAACAGATGGTGTCCATGTGGCAAATGTTCCATATAGACATGAAGAGTCTTCTTTCATGGCAGTACATGATGAGAGACTTCACACAGATACGTACATGGAACATCACCATG TTAAAGGCTATGAAACCAGAGGAATACAGGCTGTTAATGAGGAACCTGGAACTCCACTACCAGGACTTCATGCGGGACAGCCAGGACTCGCAGCTCTTTGGCCCTGTTGACCGCATACAGATCGAGGAGGATTACAACAAGTCAACCCAGCATTTTGACAACCTGCTTCGCTCCATGGAAAAAG GTCAGCAGGATGAGTCTCTGTGTAAGAACTATATCTCTGAGGTCAAGGACCTGCGTCTGCAGATAGAAGGCTGTGAGGCTCAGACTGTGGCTCGGATACGCAAACCGATGGAAAAGGAACCTCTGAAAGACTGTGTTCAGAAGAAAACAGAGCAAACG AAAGTCCACGTGGAGCTTGACTGCCTCAAGAAAGACCTTGATAAGGTGTCGGTAAAGTCACAAGACATCTTGAGCTCCCCTCAGCCATCTGCGTCTGCTCCTGTGCTGCGGTCAGAACTTGACCTCACTGTGCAGAAGATGGATCATGCCCACATGCTCTCCTCCATTTATCTTGAAAA ATTGAAGACTGTGGAAATGGTCATCCGTAACACACAGGGTGCAGAGGGAGTTCTCAAGCGGTATGAGGACTGTCTGCGTGAAGTTCACACTGTGCCTAGTGATGTTAAGGAAGTAGAGACCTATAGAACAACTCTAAAG AAAATGCGAGCTGAAGCTCAGGGTGAACAGCCAGTGTTTGATAGTCTGGAAGAAGAGTTGAAGAAAGCCTCTACTGTGAGTGAGAAGATGTCTCGCGTGCACAGCGAGCGTGATGTCGAGCTCGACCACTACCGCCAACATCTGTTGAGTCTCCAAGACCGTTGGAAGGCCGTGTTCACCCAGATTGACCTTCGACATAGGGAACTAGAGCAGCTGGGCCGCCAACTGGGCTACTATCGCGAGAGTTACGATTGGCTGATCCGCTGGATTGCAGATGCCAAGCAAAGGCAGGAAAATATCCAGGCTATGCCCATCACTGACAGTAACATTCTTAAAGAGCAGCTTGCTCAGGAAAAG AAACTGCTGGAGGAGATTGAGCAGAACAAAGACAAAGTTGATGAGTGTCAAAAATATGCTAAAGCATACATTGGTACTATCAAG GACTATGAACTCCAGTTGGTTGCCTACAAAGCTCAGGTGGAGCCTCTTGTTTCCCCCTTGAAGAAAACCAAACTGGATTCTGCTTCTGACAACATTATTCAGGAG TACGTAACTCTGAGGACCCGATACAGTGAACTGATGACTCTGACTAGTCAGTACATCAAGTTCATCACCGACACACAGCGCCGCTTGGAGGACGAGGAG atTGCTGatgcacaacagaaacaaattgaACACGAGAAGACCGTACTCCAGCAGACATTCCTGACAGAAAAGGAGATGTTGTTAAAGAAGGAGAAACTAATTGAAgatgagaaaaagaggctggagAGCCAGTTTGAAGAGGAAGTTAAAAAGGCCAAGGCTCTCAAAGATGAACAGGAACGCCAGAGACAGCAGATGGAAGACGAGAAGAAGAAACTTCAGGCTACCATGGATGCAGCCctaaataaacagaaagaggctgagaaagaaatgtttaacaAGCAGAAAGAAATGGAGGAACTGGAAAAGAAGAAACTAGAGCAAGAAAGGATTCTTGCAGAGGAGAACCAGAAATTGCgtgagaagctgcagcagcttgAGGATGCACAAAAGAGCACatacattaaagaaacacatatAACAGTGATTGGGTCGGCAGTTCCTAATGGCCAAAGCGCTAGTGAAGTTGTAGATGGTGTTGAAAAGAGACCAGATCCACTGGCTTTTGATGGCATCCGTGATAAGGTACCTGCAAGCAGGCTTCATGACATTGGTGTTTTATCGAAGAAGGAATTTGAGATGCTGAAAAATGGCAAAACCACTGTGCAAGAACTTGGTGAAACAGAGAATGTAAAAACTATTCTTAAAGGAAACAACTGCATTGCTGGTGTTTTGACTCCATCTAATCAGAAGATGTCAATCTATCAAGCatcaaaagagaagaaaattacTCCAGGCACAGCCTTGATTCTCCTTGAAGCCCAGGCAGCCACGGGTTACATGCTAGACCCCATTAAGAATCAGAAACTTTCTGTTAATGAGGCTGTCAAGGAAGGCTTGATTGGTCCAGAACTGCACAATAAAATGCTTTCAGCTGAGAGGGCTGTTGTTGGATACAAAGATCCATACACTGGTGGAAAGATCTCAGTCTTTGAAGCTATGAAGAAGGGTCTCATGGAGCACGATCATGCCATCAGAGTCCTTGAGGCTCAGCTTGCAACTGGTGGCATCATTGACCCTGTAAATAGTCACCGTGTACCCAATGAAATAGCCTACAAGCAGGGACAATATGATGCAGAAATGAACAAGATTATGGCGAATCCAACCGATGACATAAAAGGATACTTTGATCCCAGCACTCAAGAACCTTTGACATATTCTGAGCTAATGGCGAGATGCACCACTGACCCTAACACAGGCTTGCTACTGCTACCAATCACAGATAAAGCTGCTCAGTGCTCAAGTATATATACAGAGGAGGAGACCAAAGATGTGTTCAGCAAAACAACTGTATCTGTGCCATTTGGAAGATTCAAGGGAAAGACTGTCACCATTTGGGAAATAATCAATTCTGAGTACTTCACTGAAGACCAGAAGAAGGACCTTCTCCGTCAATACAAGACAGGCAAAATCACAATTGAAAAAATCATTAAGATTGTCATCACTGTggcagaggagaaagagaagaagaatgaaATTACCTTTGATGGTCTGAGAGCACCCGTCCCAGCCACTGAACTCTTGGAATCTAAAATTATTGATAAAGACCTGTACAATGCATTGCAGAAAGGCAACAAGACGGTCACAGAAGTTTCTGAAATGGAGCCTGTCCACAAAGCTCTGAAGGGTACGAATTGCATTGCAGGTGTAGTCATTGACTCGTCCAAGAAAACAATGTCCTTCTATGAAGCTATGAAGAAGGACATGATGAGGCCAGGGCCTGCCTTGAACATGCTCGAAGCCCAAGCAGGAACAGGCTATGTGGTTGACCCTCTTCATAACCAGAAGTACACTGTGGATGAAGCTGTCAAAGCAGGCGTTGTTGGTCCTGAGCTGCATGaaaagctgctgtctgctgagAGAGCTGTTACAGGTTACAGAGATCCTTACACTGGAAAGACTGTATCCTTGTTCGAGGCAATGAAAAAAGATCTCATACCTAAAGAACAAGGAATTCGACTGCTTGATGCCCAAATGACCACTGGTGGCATAATTGATCCTGTAAAGAGCCATCGCATTCCACATGATGTGGCCTGCAAGAGAAATTATTttgatgatgaaatgaaaaagattcTGAATAGTCCAAGTGATGAAACAAAATGCTTCTTTGATCCCAACACAAATGAGAATGTCACATACTCACAGCTCTTTAACAGATGTGTCACTGACAAAACAACTGGTCTCtatcttcttcctctttctgacGAAGCAATCAATGCAAAGGAGACCCCAACATTTACTGAAGCCCAGACAAAAGAGGCTATGACTCAGGCAACTGTGGACCTTGACTTTGGACCATTTAAGGGCAGGAAGATGACCATGTGGGAAATCATCAACTCTGAATATCTCACTGAGGAACAAAGGTTTGACCTCCTCAGACAGTTTAGGTCAGGGAAGATTACAATTGAAAAGATCATCAAGATTGTTATCACAATTGTAGAGGAGAAAGAGGCCAAGAAACAAGAACAGTCCAGCTTCAAGGGACTCAGAGCTCCTGTCCCAGCAGGTTCTCTGTATGATTCAAAAATCATAGACAAACCAACCTTTGACCGCCTTCAACAAGGCAAAACCACACCTGACAAGGTCAGTGAGAATCCCAATGTCAATAAATACCTCCAAGGATCTGAGAGCATTGCTGGTGTCTACCTAGAGCcaacaaaagagaaagtaaCCATTTATCAGGCAATGAAGAAAAAGTTCCTCAGATACAACACAGGGCTTTCACTTCTTGAGGCCCAGGCTGCCACTGGCTTTATTGTCGACCCAGTAAACAACCGGTGTCTGTCAGTAGATGAGGCAGTGAAGTCAGGCCTTGTTGGTCCAGAGCTGCATGAAAAACTCCTCTCTGCGGAAAAAGCTGTCACTGGCTACAAAGATCCATTCACAAGCCAAAAGATTTCCCTCTTTGAAGCAATGGAAAAAGGGCTCATCCTGAAAGAGCATGCCATGCCACTGCTGGAGGCACAGATGGTTAGTGGAGGAATCATTGACCCTGTAAACAGCTACCGTGTCCCTAATGATGTTGCTTATCGGAAGAACATTTTCAGCAAAGAAACTGCAAAGACCCTATCTGAACCATCTGATGATAACAAGGCTTTCTCAGACCCAGAAACTGATGAGAATGTAACCTACAGACAGCTTAAAGACAAATGCCAAAGAGACCCAGCATCTGGCCTATACATCCTCCCACTCTCCAAACCCCAGACTCCAACTGTTGTGGAGAAGACATACCTATATACAgaagaacaaatacaaagtgACCTTTCCAACACCCAAATTGACATTCCAATTGAGGGTCTTGCTGACAAACCAATCAACCTCTGGGATGTCATGAACTCAAATTTGCTTCCAGAAACAGAGAGGCAAAAGCTCATAGATGAATATCGCTCTGGCAAAATCACTAAAGAGAGGATGATCATCATTATCATTGAGATCATGGAGCAGAGAGAGATAATTAAAAGTGACCCATTGTCATATAAGACCATAAGGAGAAGGATAACTATTGAGGAGCTGTACAGTGCCCGCATTATTGACTTTGAGACATACAACCTTCTTAAACAAGGAAAGAGGGATATCCGTGACATAATGGAAATGACCAGTGTCAAACAATATCTCTATGGCACAGGATGTGTTGCTGGGTTCACAACTGACCAAGGGTCCAAGATGAGTGTATACCAAGCAATGAAGAGAGGTTTTATTCCACCAGAAATAGCCCTCAGTCTCTTAGAAGCACAAGCTGCTACAGGATTCATTGTTGATCCCACAAAGAATGAGACACTTACTGTTGATGAAGCGGTTTGTAAGGGTGTTGTCGGCCCTGAGATTCATGATAAGCTTCTGTCAGCTGAAAGAGCAGTCACTGGATACAAAGATCCATACAGTGGGAAAATCATATCTCTTTTCCAGGCCATGAAAAAGGACCTTGTTCCAGAGAGCTatgctttaaaaatgttggaGGCACAAACTTCCACTGGGGGTATTATTGATCCGGAATTCCAGTTCCACCTTCCCGCTGACATTGCCATACAAAGAGGATACATCAACAAGGAAACCAATGAGAGACTGAATGACGATGTTAAAGGATTCATTGACCCTGTCTCTACTGAGAAGCTGTCTTATGCAGAGCTGCTCAAGAGATGTAAGTTGGATGGCGGATTACGCCTGCTCCCCCTGGGAAACAAGAGGCTTACAGTCAAGGGTCTTAGGAAACAAATCACAATAGAGGAGCTGCTATGGTCAGAAATCATAGACCAGCAGACTGTCACCGACCTAAATGAAGGTGTCATCTCACTGGAGGAGATAAGCAAGAGGCTATCAAAGTATCTTGAGGGCACAAGCTGTATTGCTGGAGTATTTTTAGAATCCACAAAGGAACGTCTGTCAATTTACCAGGCCATGAAAAAGAATATGATTAGGCCAGGCACTGCATTTGAACTCCTAGAGGCACAGGCAGCCACAGGCTATATCACTGATCCAATAAAAAACCTCAAACTAACTGTCAATGAAGCAGTAAGTATGGGAACCGTAGGCCCAGAATTCAAAGACAAGCTTCTCTCTGCTGAACGTGCAGTGACAGGATATAGAGATCCTTATACAGGCAAGACAATCTCCCTGTTCCAGGCCATGAAAAAGGGGCTGATCCTGAAAGATCATGGTATCCGTCTCCTGGAAGCCCAGATTGCAACTGGTGGAATCATTGACCCAGAGGAAAGTCACCGTCTGCCAGTTGAGGTGGCCTATAAACGTGGCTTCTTTGATgaggaaatgaatgaaatccTGACAGATCCATCAGATGATACCAAAGGTTTCTTTGATCCCAATACTGAGGAAAATCTAACCTACCTCCAGTTAATGGAGAGGTGCATTACTGATCCTGATACTGGCCTGGTGCTCCTGCTACTAAAAGATAAGAAGCGGGAAAGAAAGACCTCCTCTAAATCCTCCGTTCGTAAACGCAGAGTTGTCATCGTAGACCCAGAAACGGGAAAAGAAATGACTGTCTATGAGGCCTACAGGAAGGGACTCATTGACCATCAAACCTACCTGGAGCTTGCAGAGCAAGAGTGTGAATGGGAGGAGATCACCATGACTTCCTCTGACGGTACTGTCAAGTCTCATATCATTGACAGGAGGTCAGGGAAACAGTATGATGTTGATGAAGCTCTTTCACGTGGCCTCATTGACCAGAATTCCCTAGACACATACCGATCTGGAAACCTATCCATCACAGAATTTGCTGAAATGCTTTCTGGGAACATGGGAGGATTCCGTTCACGCTCATCCTCCTTTGGTTCAACCGCTGGCTCCACTTACTCCTCCTCTATGAGTCCCATACCTTTCATTAAACCACCTGCAGTCATATGGAATGACCCATCAGAAGAAACCGTCCCAATAGCTGGAATTTTGGACATAGATACGCTAGAGAAGGTGTCTATCACTGAAGCAATACGCAGAAACCTTGTGGACAACATCACCGGCCAAAGATTGTTGGAGGCCCAAGCGTGTACAGGAGGTATAATTGACCCAACAACTGGAGAGAGATTGTTAGTCACTGATGCTACAGAAAGAGGCCTTGTGGATAAAATCATGGTTGATCGCCTCAATCTGGCTCAGAAAGCATTCAATGGATTTGAGGACCCCAGAACTAAAGTGAAGATGTCTGCTTCGCAGGCTCTAAAGAAGGGCTGGTTGTATTATGAGGCGGGCCAGCGATTCCTAGAGATCCAATATCTGACTGGTGGTCTTATTGAGCCGGATGTCAAGGGGAGAGTGTCAATAGATGAATCTATCAGGAAGGGCACAATCGATGCTCGGACTGCCCAGAAACTGAGAGACGTCGGTGCTTATTCTAAATATCTAACGTGTCCAAAAACCAAACTGAAAATCTCCTACAAAGATGTCATGGACAGAAGCATGGTTGAGGAAGGATCGGGCCTTAGACTTCTGGAGGCCTCCTCACAGTCCACCAAAGGTCTTTACAGTCCCTACAATGTCAGTGGCTCTGGATCTGCATATGGCTCCCGGACTGGCTCAAGGACTGGGTCCCGAACAGGCTCCAGGAGAGGCAGCATTGATGCTGGCTCTGGCTTTAGCATGAACTTGTCATCCTCCTCTTTCACATCCAGTTCAACTAGTTACAGTCGGAGATTCTAA